One genomic segment of Arthrobacter sp. JZ12 includes these proteins:
- a CDS encoding GNAT family N-acetyltransferase — MDITVRQASKSDFGDIRRITVDAYSDAGYVDDEYAYNHILAALEEGTSGSSLLVAEADGKIVGSVFLTRPGGDFSDVAHDGELEFRMLAVAPDYQHQGIAHHLVQAVIDHARQDPEVSGVVLTIAPQMDGQHKLYEEMNFTRIPARDFMLTDSFALHVYKLAL, encoded by the coding sequence AAGCGACTTCGGAGACATCAGGCGCATCACGGTCGATGCATACTCGGATGCCGGGTACGTCGACGACGAATACGCCTACAACCACATCCTCGCAGCACTGGAGGAGGGCACGTCCGGGTCATCGCTGCTGGTGGCCGAGGCGGACGGCAAGATTGTGGGATCAGTGTTCCTCACCCGGCCGGGGGGTGACTTCAGCGACGTGGCCCACGACGGCGAGCTCGAGTTCCGGATGCTCGCTGTGGCGCCCGACTACCAGCATCAGGGAATTGCGCATCACCTGGTGCAGGCGGTCATCGACCACGCCCGGCAGGATCCCGAAGTGTCCGGAGTGGTGTTGACCATCGCGCCTCAAATGGACGGACAGCACAAGCTGTATGAGGAGATGAACTTCACCCGGATCCCGGCGCGGGACTTCATGCTGACGGATTCCTTCGCGCTCCACGTGTACAAGCTGGCACTCTAG